The Syntrophorhabdales bacterium nucleotide sequence GGCTCACCTTTGTTTCTGATGCGAATTTCGTTGACAATTCCTGATCTGTTTGTTAATTTAGGAACACGGTTTTACAATATGAAATGCGGAGGCTAGAAGCATGAAATACTGGAATCCTTACACGGAGACAATGCCCCAGGAACAGCTCCAGGCCATTGAGTTTGCGTACTTCAAGGAATATTTGGCGTACGCAAAGACACATTCGGCCATGTACAGGGAAAAGCTGAAAGATATCAATGTCGGTGACATCAAGACGATCGAAGACGTCCGGAAGATTCCCTTTACGTACAAGGATGAGTTGCGTGCGCAGCAGGAAATAGAGCCCCAGAATTTCCCGTACGGCGCACTGCTCGGTGTGGACATCAAGGATGTTTCCTCTTTCCGGCAGACGAGCGGCACGACAGGGAAACCGGTCTACGTGCCGGAGAGCTATGAGAGCTGGCAGTGGAGAGTGGAATCGTGGTGCCACATCCTCTGGATGGCCGGTTTCAGGCCTCACCACAGGGTATTTCTCCCGGTCGGCTACAACGTATACGTTGCTTTCTGGGAATGTCATTATGCGTGCGAGAAGGTGGGCTGCGAGGTTGTCCCCGGTGGAGCGCTGGACACCAAGGGACGCGTGAACAAGATCATCGAGATAAAAGCGAACGCGATGGGATGTACGCCTACTTACGGCCTCAACATAGCAGAAGAGGCCATCAAGATGGGTATCGATCCGAAGTCGATGGGCATTGAGCGCATGATCTGCGCAGGAGAGCCCCTCCCGGAGGCGACGCGCACCAAGCTGGAAGAGACCTATGGGGCCCACGTGTACGACCATATCGGCGGCACTGAAATCTGCGGCTGGGCTGGCATGTGCGAAGAGAAGAAAGGGCTTCATATCATTGAGCCGTTCTTTTTGATCGAAATCCTTGACAGGGAAACGCTCTCGAAAGAGGTGGCGGAAGGCGAGATAGGGGTCGTCGTGATCACGCCGCTGGGAAGGCATTCCTTTCCGATGGTCAGATTCAACACCAACGATATGGTCATCAAGGGAAAGGGGGGCTGCGCATGCGGCCGGACTTCCAGGAAGATCATGGAGGTAGTGGGAAGAGCCGATGATCTTCGGAAGATCCGCGGTGTGCTTTTCTCACCAAAAACAGTAGAACAGTTCATAAGGGAGGAATTCCCTGAAGTGGTCGAGTTTGAAATCGTCGTCACGAGACAGGGGATCATGGACGAACTTACGCTCCGCATCGAGCCCAAGCCAGGCATCGGCAAAGAGAAGGCTGAAGAGCTCAAGGGCCGGGTCAAAGAAAGAGCGAAAGTGAAAACTAACCTGACGATGAACGTAACGCTTGAGCCTGAGGGCGCGCTGCCG carries:
- a CDS encoding AMP-binding protein, which produces MKYWNPYTETMPQEQLQAIEFAYFKEYLAYAKTHSAMYREKLKDINVGDIKTIEDVRKIPFTYKDELRAQQEIEPQNFPYGALLGVDIKDVSSFRQTSGTTGKPVYVPESYESWQWRVESWCHILWMAGFRPHHRVFLPVGYNVYVAFWECHYACEKVGCEVVPGGALDTKGRVNKIIEIKANAMGCTPTYGLNIAEEAIKMGIDPKSMGIERMICAGEPLPEATRTKLEETYGAHVYDHIGGTEICGWAGMCEEKKGLHIIEPFFLIEILDRETLSKEVAEGEIGVVVITPLGRHSFPMVRFNTNDMVIKGKGGCACGRTSRKIMEVVGRADDLRKIRGVLFSPKTVEQFIREEFPEVVEFEIVVTRQGIMDELTLRIEPKPGIGKEKAEELKGRVKERAKVKTNLTMNVTLEPEGALPRYDLKARRFKDLRGK